One Saimiri boliviensis isolate mSaiBol1 chromosome 5, mSaiBol1.pri, whole genome shotgun sequence genomic window carries:
- the SPHKAP gene encoding A-kinase anchor protein SPHKAP isoform X4, which produces MDGNSLLSVPSNLEPSRMYDVLEPQQGSGCGSSGSSQGNSITACKKVLRSNSLLESTDYWLQNQRMPCQIGFIEDKSENCASVCFVNLDVNKDECSTEHLQQKLVNVSPDLPKLISSMNVQQPKENEIVVLSGLASGNLQADFEVSQCPWLPDICLVQCARGNRPNSTNCIIFEINKFLIGLELVQERQLHLETSILKLEDDTNCSLSSIEEDFLTASEHLEEENEVDESRNGYENINISSNVLESKQPKGATQEEWNHNKEKWLYALEDKYINKHHTPLVKTERSPENLTKNIASQSLDPSAKPSQWKREAVGSERQATHYYYSEAFKDQVEKSQALYIPKNVYFPMMDKDVPSACAVAEQRSSLNPGDHEDTSTLPPIQDGEVTTGKYATNLAESVLQDAFIRLSQSQPTLLQEYAASVSVGSSLLPSCYSTKDTMVSQSWNELPKIVVVQSPDGSDAPTEPGISSWPETEVSVETSGILSGENSSRQAQSAVEVALACAATVIGTISSPQATERLKMEQVDSHCPLGGSGSQQTQPSQGLKEPSINEYSFPSALCGMTQVASAVAVCGLGEREEVTCSVAPSGGLLPAADASEAIPPLGSLASIELGREAIAEALLKEAALVLTRPNTYSSMGDFLESMNRRIMETASKSQTLCSENVLRNELAHTLSNVILKHSIDEVYQKNMIINPNDDRHSSEILDTLMESTNQLLFDVICFTFKKMSHIVRLGECPAVLSKETIRRRETEPGCQPSDPGASQAWTKATESSSSSPLSDAHTSLVIHNLVGDMHSKQDKGGVRPGLFKNPTLQSDLSHSPRVPNSSTAKTSPKEIYLKGTAGEDTKSPHLSENECRVSLEAQRSPTVSQRRSGSQEAGDSIHPNTQEKYNCATSHNNEVQVNLSLLGDDLLLPAQSVLQAKHADIYCITDFAEELADTVVSMATEIAAICLDNSSGKQPWFCAWKRGSEFLMTPNVPCRSLKRKKEIQGSGAAVRKHKPPRLSEIKRKTDEHPELKEKLMNRVVDESMNLEDVPDSVNLFANEVAAKIMNLTEFSMVDGMWQAQGYSRNRLLSGGDRWSRLKTSSCESIPEEDSEAGAYVNSLGLMSTLSQPVSRASSVSKQSSCESITDEFSRFMVNQMENEGRGFELLLDYYAGKNASSILSSAMQQACRKSDHLSVRSSCPSKQSSTESITEEFYRYMLRDIERDSRDSASSRRSSQDWTAGLLSPSLRSPACHRQSSMPDSRSPCSRLTVNVPIKANSLDGFAQNCPQDFLSVQPVSSASSSGLCKSDSCLYRRGGTDHITSMLIHETWANSIEALMRKNKIIVDDVGRADPEPVSSVSPSQAEKCAYRSASSRMCGGPTLLVQESLDGPRKDSVTECKQPRAPSLSKITSLTNHNRLDCKKETSSCQDTVPVNHKRRSLCSREVPLIQIETDQREARAGEPEPFLSKSSRLEEAEAHLNDENIPAVVRGGDTAVNTCQIHSDNFDARDVPEAESSTEARAPEESPNPPSSSEESTGSWSQLATEEDNPDDTSSFLQLSERSMSELVEEKEILKGQSESIEASASGLPMGTASPQRSLLVINFDLEPECPDAELRATLQWIAASELGIPTIYFKKSQENRIEKFLDVVRLVHRKSWKVGDIFHAVVQYCKMQEEQKDRSLSLFDWLLELG; this is translated from the exons GTCTGTTTCGTGAATCTGGATGTGAACAAGGATGAATGCAGCACAGAGCACCTGCAACAG AAACTGGTCAACGTTTCACCAGATCTTCCAAAACTTATCAGTTCCATGAATGTCCAAcaaccaaaagaaaatgaaattgtcgTCCTAAGTGGGTTAGCCTCTGGAAATCTCCAGGCAGATTTTGAAGTTTCCCAG TGCCCTTGGCTGCCAGATATCTGCTTGGTCCAATGTGCAAGAGGGAACAGACCAAACAGTACCAATTGCATCATCTTTGAAATCAACAAATTTTTGATTGGTCTGGAACTGGTGCAGGAGCGACAGCTCCACCTAGAAACAAGCATCTTGAAACTGGAGGATGACACAAACTGTTCCTTATCCTCAATTGAGGAAGACTTTCTCACTGCTTCTGAGCACCTGGAGGAAGAGAATGAGGTGGACGAATCTAGGAACG gttatgaaaatataaatatctcaTCCAATGTTTTGGAAAGTAAGCAGCCAAAGGGTGCCACCCAGGAGGAATGGAATCACAACAAAGAAAAGTGGCTTTATGCTTTGGAAGACAAATACATCAACAAACATCACACACCGTTGGTTAAAACAGAACGATCTCCAGAAAACCTAACAAAGAACATAGCCTCGCAGAGTCTAGATCCCTCAGCCAAGCCATCACAGTGGAAACGTGAAGCTGTGGGGAGTGAGAGACAAGccacacattattattattcagaaGCTTTTAAAGACCAGGTGGAAAAATCACAGGCACTGTATATTCCAAAGAATGTTTATTTCCCCATGATGGATAAAGATGTGCCTTCTGCATGTGCTGTGGCTGAACAGAGAAGCAGCCTAAACCCAGGAGATCATGAAGACACAAGCACTCTCCCTCCTATACAAGATGGAGAAGTCACAACTGGCAAGTATGCTACAAATTTAGCAGAATCCGTGCTGCAGGATGCATTTATCAGATTATCTCAGTCTCAGCCCACCTTACTCCAGGAATATGCAGCCAGTGTTTCTGTAGGAAGTTCTCTGCTTCCCAGTTGCTATTCCACAAAAGATACAATGGTTTCTCAGTCATGGAATGAGCTCCCCAAAATCGTCGTTGTTCAGAGTCCAGATGGCAGCGATGCCCCCACTGAGCCAGGTATCTCCTCATGGCCCGAGACGGAAGTCTCTGTTGAAACCTCAGGCATCCTCTCGGGAGAGAACTCCAGCAGACAAGCCCAGAGTGCTGTAGAAGTGGCATTAGCTTGTGCAGCCACTGTGATTGGAACCATTTCCAGTCCACAGGCCACAGAAAGACTCAAAATGGAGCAAGTGGATTCACACTGTCCACTAGGTGGCAGTGGTTCACAGCAAACTCAACCATCCCAAGGACTCAAGGAACCTTCCATCAATGAGTACTCCTTTCCATCTGCTTTGTGTGGCATGACTCAAGTGGCCAGTGCCGTGGCCGTCTGTGGTCTGGGTGAAAGAGAAGAGGTGACATGCTCAGTGGCTCCAAGTGGTGGTCTCTTGCCTGCAGCTGATGCTTCTGAAGCCATCCCCCCACTTGGTAGTTTAGCAAGCATAGAGCTTGGCAGGGAAGCTATTGCAGAGGCATTGCTCAAGGAGGCTGCTCTGGTTTTAACAAGGCCTAATACCTACAGCAGCATGGGAGACTTCCTGGAATCCATGAACAGGAGAATCATGGAAACTGCTTCAAAGTCTCAGACCCTGTGCTCAGAAAATGTCCTCAGGAATGAACTGGCACATACGCTGTCTAATGTTATCCTGAAGCATTCCATTGATGAAGTTTACCAGAAAAATATGATCATCAACCCCAATGACGACAGGCATTCATCTGAAATTCTGGACACCTTAATGGAAAGTACAAACCAACTGCTCTTTGATGTGATATGCTTCACGTTCAAGAAGATGAGCCACATTGTACGGCTTGGTGAATGTCCTGCTGTCCTTTCTAAGGAGACCATCAGAAGGAGGGAGACAGAACCAGGCTGCCAGCCATCGGATCCAGGTGCTAGTCAAGCATGGACAAAAGCCACCGAATCCTCTAGCAGCTCTCCACTTAGCGATGCACACACTAGTCTTGTCATCCACAATCTTGTGGGGGACATGCATTCAAAACAAGACAAGGGTGGAGTGAGGCCAGGCCTCTTCAAGAACCCCACGCTGCAGTCAGATTTATCACATAGTCCCAGAGTACCCAACTCTTCGACTGCTAAAACATCCCCCAAGGAAATATATCTGAAAGGAACAGCGGGAGAGGATACAAAAAGCCCTCATCTCAGTGAGAATGAATGCAGAGTCTCTTTGGAAGCACAAAGGTCCCCAACAGTCAGCCAGCGCAGAAGTGGTtcccaggaggctggggacagTATCCACCCAAACACCCAAGAAAAGTACAACTGTGCCACATCTCACAACAATGAAGTTCAAGTCAACCTGTCCTTGTTAGGGGATGACTTACTGCTTCCTGCTCAATCCGTGCTTCAAGCGAAGCATGCAGACATCTACTGCATTACAGACTTTGCGGAAGAATTAGCAGACACGGTCGTCTCCATGGCAACTGAAATCGCAGCGATTTGCCTTGACAACTCCAGTGGAAAACAACCCTGGTTTTGTGCATGGAAAAGAGGGAGTGAGTTTCTGATGACACCCAACGTACCCTGCCGCTccttgaagagaaagaaagagatccaGGGGAGCGGGGCTGCTGTGAGGAAACACAAGCCTCCCCGGCTCAGTGAGATCAAGAGGAAGACGGATGAGCACCCTGAGCTTAAAGAGAAGCTCATGAACAGGGTTGTGGACGAGTCCATGAACCTTGAGGATGTCCCAGATTCTGTCAATCTTTTTGCCAATGAAGTGGCAGCCAAGATCATGAACCTGACGGAGTTCTCGATGGTGGATGGCATGTGGCAGGCACAGGGCTATTCCCGGAATAGGTTACTGAGTGGTGGCGACAGGTGGAGCCGGCTGAAGACCTCCAGCTGCGAAAGCATTCCTGAAGAAGACTCCGAGGCCGGGGCCTATGTCAACAGCCTGGGGTTAATGAGCACCCTGAGCCAGCCCGTCAGCAGGGCCAGCTCTGTCTCCAAGCAGTCCAGCTGTGAGAGCATCACCGATGAGTTTTCCAGGTTCATGGTGAACCAGATGGAAAATGAAGGGAGAGGATTTGAGTTACTGCTGGATTACTATGCCGGCAAGAACGCCAGCAGCATTCTGAGCTCGGCCATGCAACAGGCTTGCCGGAAAAGTGACCACCTCAGCGTGAGGTCGAGCTGTCCCTCTAAGCAGTCCAGCACAGAGAGCATCACCGAGGAGTTCTACAGGTACATGCTGAGGGACATCGAAAGAGACAGCAGAGACAGCGCCTCCTCCAGACGGAGCAGCCAGGACTGGACAGCTGGACTACTATCTCCTTCTCTGCGATCTCCAGCCTGCCACAGACAGTCATCCATGCCAGACAGCAGGTCCCCATGCTCCAGGCTGACAGTGAATGTGCCCATCAAAGCCAACTCTTTAGATGGCTTTGCTCAGAACTGCCCACAAGATTTCCTAAGCGTGCAGCCGGTCAGTAGCGCGTCCTCATCCGGTCTCTGCAAATCTGACTCTTGTTTGTATCGGAGAGGTGGGACTGACCACATCACAAGCATGTTAATTCATGAAACGTGGGCTAACTCCATCGAAGCCCTCATGCGGAAGAACAAAATCATTGTGGATGATGTAGGGAGAGCTGACCCGGAGCCTGTTTCCAGTGTCTCTCCCTCGCAAGCAGAGAAATGTGCATATAGATCAGCTTCGAGCAGGATGTGCGGTGGGCCAACTCTACTTGTTCAGGAGTCGCTCGATGGCCCGAGGAAAGACTCTGTTACTGAATGCAAACAGCCCCGAGCGCCATCTTTGAGCAAAATTACTTCTCTTACAAACCACAACCGTTTAGATTGTAAAAAAGAAACTTCCTCGTGCCAGGACACTGTCCCAGTAAACCACAAAAGGCGATCACTTTGCTCGAGGGAAGTGCCTTTGATTCAGATTGAAACGGATCAGAGAGAAGCGCGTGCTGGGGAACCTGAGCCCTTCCTTTCCAAAAGCAGCCGCCTAGAGGAAGCAGAAGCGCATCTGAACGACGAAAACATCCCAGCTGTGGTGAGAGGTGGAGACACAGCCGTGAACACCTGTCAAATCCATAG TGACAACTTTGATGCCAGAGATGTACCAGAGGCTGAATCCTCTACAGAAGCCAGAGCCCCCGAAGAATCCCCCAACCCTCCAAGCAGCAGTGAGGAGAGCACAGGCAGCTGGTCCCAGCTCGCCACCGAGGAGGACAACCCAGATGATACAAGTAGCTTTCTGCAGCTCAGTGAGCGATCCATGAG tgaattagtagaagaaaaggagATTCTTAAAGGACAGTCAGAAAGCATAGAGG CATCTGCGTCTGGACTGCCCATGGGAACAGCCAGTCCCCAGAGGAGCCTGCTGGTGATCAACTTTGACCTGGAGCCAGAATGTCCAGACGCCGAGCTCCGAGCCACTCTGCAGTGGATAGCTGCCTCTGAACTTGGGATTCCCACCATCTACTTTAAGAAATCTCAGGAAAACAGAATTGAAAAG
- the SPHKAP gene encoding A-kinase anchor protein SPHKAP isoform X3, with product MATLCSRYQAMWVVEPNSPTCLSAALPTRRHSQESSNLEPSRMYDVLEPQQGSGCGSSGSSQGNSITACKKVLRSNSLLESTDYWLQNQRMPCQIGFIEDKSENCASVCFVNLDVNKDECSTEHLQQKLVNVSPDLPKLISSMNVQQPKENEIVVLSGLASGNLQADFEVSQCPWLPDICLVQCARGNRPNSTNCIIFEINKFLIGLELVQERQLHLETSILKLEDDTNCSLSSIEEDFLTASEHLEEENEVDESRNGYENINISSNVLESKQPKGATQEEWNHNKEKWLYALEDKYINKHHTPLVKTERSPENLTKNIASQSLDPSAKPSQWKREAVGSERQATHYYYSEAFKDQVEKSQALYIPKNVYFPMMDKDVPSACAVAEQRSSLNPGDHEDTSTLPPIQDGEVTTGKYATNLAESVLQDAFIRLSQSQPTLLQEYAASVSVGSSLLPSCYSTKDTMVSQSWNELPKIVVVQSPDGSDAPTEPGISSWPETEVSVETSGILSGENSSRQAQSAVEVALACAATVIGTISSPQATERLKMEQVDSHCPLGGSGSQQTQPSQGLKEPSINEYSFPSALCGMTQVASAVAVCGLGEREEVTCSVAPSGGLLPAADASEAIPPLGSLASIELGREAIAEALLKEAALVLTRPNTYSSMGDFLESMNRRIMETASKSQTLCSENVLRNELAHTLSNVILKHSIDEVYQKNMIINPNDDRHSSEILDTLMESTNQLLFDVICFTFKKMSHIVRLGECPAVLSKETIRRRETEPGCQPSDPGASQAWTKATESSSSSPLSDAHTSLVIHNLVGDMHSKQDKGGVRPGLFKNPTLQSDLSHSPRVPNSSTAKTSPKEIYLKGTAGEDTKSPHLSENECRVSLEAQRSPTVSQRRSGSQEAGDSIHPNTQEKYNCATSHNNEVQVNLSLLGDDLLLPAQSVLQAKHADIYCITDFAEELADTVVSMATEIAAICLDNSSGKQPWFCAWKRGSEFLMTPNVPCRSLKRKKEIQGSGAAVRKHKPPRLSEIKRKTDEHPELKEKLMNRVVDESMNLEDVPDSVNLFANEVAAKIMNLTEFSMVDGMWQAQGYSRNRLLSGGDRWSRLKTSSCESIPEEDSEAGAYVNSLGLMSTLSQPVSRASSVSKQSSCESITDEFSRFMVNQMENEGRGFELLLDYYAGKNASSILSSAMQQACRKSDHLSVRSSCPSKQSSTESITEEFYRYMLRDIERDSRDSASSRRSSQDWTAGLLSPSLRSPACHRQSSMPDSRSPCSRLTVNVPIKANSLDGFAQNCPQDFLSVQPVSSASSSGLCKSDSCLYRRGGTDHITSMLIHETWANSIEALMRKNKIIVDDVGRADPEPVSSVSPSQAEKCAYRSASSRMCGGPTLLVQESLDGPRKDSVTECKQPRAPSLSKITSLTNHNRLDCKKETSSCQDTVPVNHKRRSLCSREVPLIQIETDQREARAGEPEPFLSKSSRLEEAEAHLNDENIPAVVRGGDTAVNTCQIHSDNFDARDVPEAESSTEARAPEESPNPPSSSEESTGSWSQLATEEDNPDDTSSFLQLSERSMSELVEEKEILKGQSESIEASASGLPMGTASPQRSLLVINFDLEPECPDAELRATLQWIAASELGIPTIYFKKSQENRIEKFLDVVRLVHRKSWKVGDIFHAVVQYCKMQEEQKDRSLSLFDWLLELG from the exons GTCTGTTTCGTGAATCTGGATGTGAACAAGGATGAATGCAGCACAGAGCACCTGCAACAG AAACTGGTCAACGTTTCACCAGATCTTCCAAAACTTATCAGTTCCATGAATGTCCAAcaaccaaaagaaaatgaaattgtcgTCCTAAGTGGGTTAGCCTCTGGAAATCTCCAGGCAGATTTTGAAGTTTCCCAG TGCCCTTGGCTGCCAGATATCTGCTTGGTCCAATGTGCAAGAGGGAACAGACCAAACAGTACCAATTGCATCATCTTTGAAATCAACAAATTTTTGATTGGTCTGGAACTGGTGCAGGAGCGACAGCTCCACCTAGAAACAAGCATCTTGAAACTGGAGGATGACACAAACTGTTCCTTATCCTCAATTGAGGAAGACTTTCTCACTGCTTCTGAGCACCTGGAGGAAGAGAATGAGGTGGACGAATCTAGGAACG gttatgaaaatataaatatctcaTCCAATGTTTTGGAAAGTAAGCAGCCAAAGGGTGCCACCCAGGAGGAATGGAATCACAACAAAGAAAAGTGGCTTTATGCTTTGGAAGACAAATACATCAACAAACATCACACACCGTTGGTTAAAACAGAACGATCTCCAGAAAACCTAACAAAGAACATAGCCTCGCAGAGTCTAGATCCCTCAGCCAAGCCATCACAGTGGAAACGTGAAGCTGTGGGGAGTGAGAGACAAGccacacattattattattcagaaGCTTTTAAAGACCAGGTGGAAAAATCACAGGCACTGTATATTCCAAAGAATGTTTATTTCCCCATGATGGATAAAGATGTGCCTTCTGCATGTGCTGTGGCTGAACAGAGAAGCAGCCTAAACCCAGGAGATCATGAAGACACAAGCACTCTCCCTCCTATACAAGATGGAGAAGTCACAACTGGCAAGTATGCTACAAATTTAGCAGAATCCGTGCTGCAGGATGCATTTATCAGATTATCTCAGTCTCAGCCCACCTTACTCCAGGAATATGCAGCCAGTGTTTCTGTAGGAAGTTCTCTGCTTCCCAGTTGCTATTCCACAAAAGATACAATGGTTTCTCAGTCATGGAATGAGCTCCCCAAAATCGTCGTTGTTCAGAGTCCAGATGGCAGCGATGCCCCCACTGAGCCAGGTATCTCCTCATGGCCCGAGACGGAAGTCTCTGTTGAAACCTCAGGCATCCTCTCGGGAGAGAACTCCAGCAGACAAGCCCAGAGTGCTGTAGAAGTGGCATTAGCTTGTGCAGCCACTGTGATTGGAACCATTTCCAGTCCACAGGCCACAGAAAGACTCAAAATGGAGCAAGTGGATTCACACTGTCCACTAGGTGGCAGTGGTTCACAGCAAACTCAACCATCCCAAGGACTCAAGGAACCTTCCATCAATGAGTACTCCTTTCCATCTGCTTTGTGTGGCATGACTCAAGTGGCCAGTGCCGTGGCCGTCTGTGGTCTGGGTGAAAGAGAAGAGGTGACATGCTCAGTGGCTCCAAGTGGTGGTCTCTTGCCTGCAGCTGATGCTTCTGAAGCCATCCCCCCACTTGGTAGTTTAGCAAGCATAGAGCTTGGCAGGGAAGCTATTGCAGAGGCATTGCTCAAGGAGGCTGCTCTGGTTTTAACAAGGCCTAATACCTACAGCAGCATGGGAGACTTCCTGGAATCCATGAACAGGAGAATCATGGAAACTGCTTCAAAGTCTCAGACCCTGTGCTCAGAAAATGTCCTCAGGAATGAACTGGCACATACGCTGTCTAATGTTATCCTGAAGCATTCCATTGATGAAGTTTACCAGAAAAATATGATCATCAACCCCAATGACGACAGGCATTCATCTGAAATTCTGGACACCTTAATGGAAAGTACAAACCAACTGCTCTTTGATGTGATATGCTTCACGTTCAAGAAGATGAGCCACATTGTACGGCTTGGTGAATGTCCTGCTGTCCTTTCTAAGGAGACCATCAGAAGGAGGGAGACAGAACCAGGCTGCCAGCCATCGGATCCAGGTGCTAGTCAAGCATGGACAAAAGCCACCGAATCCTCTAGCAGCTCTCCACTTAGCGATGCACACACTAGTCTTGTCATCCACAATCTTGTGGGGGACATGCATTCAAAACAAGACAAGGGTGGAGTGAGGCCAGGCCTCTTCAAGAACCCCACGCTGCAGTCAGATTTATCACATAGTCCCAGAGTACCCAACTCTTCGACTGCTAAAACATCCCCCAAGGAAATATATCTGAAAGGAACAGCGGGAGAGGATACAAAAAGCCCTCATCTCAGTGAGAATGAATGCAGAGTCTCTTTGGAAGCACAAAGGTCCCCAACAGTCAGCCAGCGCAGAAGTGGTtcccaggaggctggggacagTATCCACCCAAACACCCAAGAAAAGTACAACTGTGCCACATCTCACAACAATGAAGTTCAAGTCAACCTGTCCTTGTTAGGGGATGACTTACTGCTTCCTGCTCAATCCGTGCTTCAAGCGAAGCATGCAGACATCTACTGCATTACAGACTTTGCGGAAGAATTAGCAGACACGGTCGTCTCCATGGCAACTGAAATCGCAGCGATTTGCCTTGACAACTCCAGTGGAAAACAACCCTGGTTTTGTGCATGGAAAAGAGGGAGTGAGTTTCTGATGACACCCAACGTACCCTGCCGCTccttgaagagaaagaaagagatccaGGGGAGCGGGGCTGCTGTGAGGAAACACAAGCCTCCCCGGCTCAGTGAGATCAAGAGGAAGACGGATGAGCACCCTGAGCTTAAAGAGAAGCTCATGAACAGGGTTGTGGACGAGTCCATGAACCTTGAGGATGTCCCAGATTCTGTCAATCTTTTTGCCAATGAAGTGGCAGCCAAGATCATGAACCTGACGGAGTTCTCGATGGTGGATGGCATGTGGCAGGCACAGGGCTATTCCCGGAATAGGTTACTGAGTGGTGGCGACAGGTGGAGCCGGCTGAAGACCTCCAGCTGCGAAAGCATTCCTGAAGAAGACTCCGAGGCCGGGGCCTATGTCAACAGCCTGGGGTTAATGAGCACCCTGAGCCAGCCCGTCAGCAGGGCCAGCTCTGTCTCCAAGCAGTCCAGCTGTGAGAGCATCACCGATGAGTTTTCCAGGTTCATGGTGAACCAGATGGAAAATGAAGGGAGAGGATTTGAGTTACTGCTGGATTACTATGCCGGCAAGAACGCCAGCAGCATTCTGAGCTCGGCCATGCAACAGGCTTGCCGGAAAAGTGACCACCTCAGCGTGAGGTCGAGCTGTCCCTCTAAGCAGTCCAGCACAGAGAGCATCACCGAGGAGTTCTACAGGTACATGCTGAGGGACATCGAAAGAGACAGCAGAGACAGCGCCTCCTCCAGACGGAGCAGCCAGGACTGGACAGCTGGACTACTATCTCCTTCTCTGCGATCTCCAGCCTGCCACAGACAGTCATCCATGCCAGACAGCAGGTCCCCATGCTCCAGGCTGACAGTGAATGTGCCCATCAAAGCCAACTCTTTAGATGGCTTTGCTCAGAACTGCCCACAAGATTTCCTAAGCGTGCAGCCGGTCAGTAGCGCGTCCTCATCCGGTCTCTGCAAATCTGACTCTTGTTTGTATCGGAGAGGTGGGACTGACCACATCACAAGCATGTTAATTCATGAAACGTGGGCTAACTCCATCGAAGCCCTCATGCGGAAGAACAAAATCATTGTGGATGATGTAGGGAGAGCTGACCCGGAGCCTGTTTCCAGTGTCTCTCCCTCGCAAGCAGAGAAATGTGCATATAGATCAGCTTCGAGCAGGATGTGCGGTGGGCCAACTCTACTTGTTCAGGAGTCGCTCGATGGCCCGAGGAAAGACTCTGTTACTGAATGCAAACAGCCCCGAGCGCCATCTTTGAGCAAAATTACTTCTCTTACAAACCACAACCGTTTAGATTGTAAAAAAGAAACTTCCTCGTGCCAGGACACTGTCCCAGTAAACCACAAAAGGCGATCACTTTGCTCGAGGGAAGTGCCTTTGATTCAGATTGAAACGGATCAGAGAGAAGCGCGTGCTGGGGAACCTGAGCCCTTCCTTTCCAAAAGCAGCCGCCTAGAGGAAGCAGAAGCGCATCTGAACGACGAAAACATCCCAGCTGTGGTGAGAGGTGGAGACACAGCCGTGAACACCTGTCAAATCCATAG TGACAACTTTGATGCCAGAGATGTACCAGAGGCTGAATCCTCTACAGAAGCCAGAGCCCCCGAAGAATCCCCCAACCCTCCAAGCAGCAGTGAGGAGAGCACAGGCAGCTGGTCCCAGCTCGCCACCGAGGAGGACAACCCAGATGATACAAGTAGCTTTCTGCAGCTCAGTGAGCGATCCATGAG tgaattagtagaagaaaaggagATTCTTAAAGGACAGTCAGAAAGCATAGAGG CATCTGCGTCTGGACTGCCCATGGGAACAGCCAGTCCCCAGAGGAGCCTGCTGGTGATCAACTTTGACCTGGAGCCAGAATGTCCAGACGCCGAGCTCCGAGCCACTCTGCAGTGGATAGCTGCCTCTGAACTTGGGATTCCCACCATCTACTTTAAGAAATCTCAGGAAAACAGAATTGAAAAG